The nucleotide sequence ACCGCTTAGTTGAACTTTAGCTTGGTCGGAGTCGTGATCACGCTTCACAACTTGCTCGGTCGAAACCTGTTTGCACAACTCAAACAGTTGAGTGATGTAGGTATCCAGTGCTTTTTGTGCCCGTTCAGCCGCCAACTGCGCATCGTGAAATTGGCCCACGGTGGAGCGATAACCCAACAGAGCCTGACCGGCACGCTGTATGCCATCAGCTTGTTCAGGGGGCATCATGGCAGCTATCTGTTTGATATTATTTTGGGCCCGCTCGATGGCGTCCAAAGCAGGCTGTTCCAGTTCGGCTTTGCCGCTGGAAATGTAACCACGCAGTTCAAATCGGGCTTCCTGAATCAACAGGTTTTGATTGACGATTGAATCCAGAAGCGCCTCTCTTTTTTCGGCATCTTCTTCAGGAAAAATACGCTTGTGAAGCTCATCGTCGACTTTGTTGATCTCACTCGCAACAGTTTCAGCGTACCTGTCGAATACACTACGAGTGGCCTCGCGAGCCTCGATTGCCTGACTGAACTGGGTAAACGCCACGCGGGAGTTTTTCGCTAAACCTATCTCGTCATTGATTGCTTGAAGATCACGAGGAAGCACATACAGGTTTTGGGCACGCTGCAAATACTGATCGAGCTTTTCCAGCACATTGACGACAGTCGTCGCATTGGCTGCAGTATAGTTAATCGTATAGGACAGCCGCGCTATGCGAAATTCCTTGGCAACATTCTCAATTTCGAGCATTAGAGCTTGCTTTTCGCTCCGCTGGATCAGAGCGTTTAAACCGAACCAACCGGTAAAGGCAATCATCAATGCCAGCAGCAAAACCAGGGTGAAACCCAGCGCGAGCTTTAAACCCACGCTGAGGTTACAGAATACCTTACTCATTAACTTCTCTCGCCAAGCAGTAATACCAGTGCAAACGTCTCTATAATCCTGACACCGGATGCTGATTAATCAAAAATCAAAAGCAAACAGACTTGTTCTTTAAGCCGCACTTAAAAGTCCGTACTTAAACCGCCCACCTCATGGAACCTCGACCTGAAAGCCAACTCTTATGAACGCAAAAAAGACTCTTTCCAAACCAACTATTCGTTTTTCAGGCGCCTTTGTGCTGAGCGGGTTGACTCAAGAAAAATAGTTTATGGCCAGGTAGGCTTGGGCGCTATCGGCCAAGGCTGACTTTATAGTAGGGATAGGACCACCCCGGCTAACGCGCCCTTGTGCCGTGCGCTGCGTTTAGCCTTTTCTGGAGCACCGCCAGATGGCGCTGAATCATGCGTGCGGCGCCGGCGAAGGTGCCGTTCTCGAACACCGCCAGCTATGCGGCAAGTTGGACGCGCACGGGTACCTCCGACGCGTCATCTACCCTCACGTGATAGCCGTTGCCGTCAGCAGAACCTCAAAGGCCGCACGCGGCATGGGTTTGCCAAACAAGTAACCTTGCACCCGCCGGCAACTGTGCGTCATCAGGTAGTCCGCCTGCTCCTGCGTTTCCACCCCCTCCGCCACGACGTCTAGCTGCAACGCCGCTGAAATCGACAGCATGGCCTTCACCAATTCGCACTGGCGGCGTACATGCGGAACATCTTGTACGAACGATCTGTCGATTTTGATCTGCGCCACCGGGAAGCGGTGCAGATAACTCAACGCTGAATACCCGGTGCCAAAATCGTCGATCGAGATGGATACACCCATCTGATCCAATTCCGCCAACATTTGTGCCACTTCCAGGCTATCTTCCAAGAGCAGGCTCTCGGTGATCTCCAGCTCCAGCCATTCGGCCCTGCATCCGCTGTCGGCCAAGATGCGGCGCACCGATCCCACCAGATCGTTGCGCAAGAACTGTCGTGTCGATACGTTCACGGCCATCTTCAGCGGTACAGTCAACGTCGCTTCGCGCTCCAGGTTCCAGGCCGCCACGGCAGCACAGGCGTTAGCCAATACCCACTCGCCAATGTCGACGATCAATCCCGATTCCTCGGCAATCGGAATGAACCGGTCCGGCGGCACCATCCCATACCCCGGGCGGTTCCAGCGCAGCAAGGCTTCCGCGCCAACTACGCGCCCGCTGGGTAAATCGATCTGCGGCTGAAAATGCAAGGCCAGCTCACCTTTGCCACAGGCCTTGCGCAATGCGGACTCCAGCTCCATCCTTTCAGAGGATTGGGCACTCAACTTTCCATGGTAGAACTGGAAATTGTTACGCCCCTCCTTCTTGGCGTGATACATCGCCATATCGGAATACCTGAGCAGCGCGTCCATCTCGACGCTATCGTCGGGATACAGCGAGATGCCAATGCTGGACGATACGAACAGTTCACCGCCATCGATCATGAAGGGGGCGGCCAGCGCTTGTAATATCTTGCCGGCGATCGTATTCAGGTCGCTTTTGTCGCGCACCGCCGTCAGCAGGATTCCGAACTCATCGCCACCCAGCCGTGCCACCGTGTCGGATGTGCGCACGGCGATTTTCAAGCGATTTGCCACCTCGCACAGCATGCGGTCGCCGGCCTCATGCCCCAGCGTATCGTTGACTTCCTTGAAGCGGTCCAGATCGAGAAGCATCAGCCCAAACCAGTTGCCATGCCGCTTGGCACAAGCGATCTCCTGTTGGATACGGTCGAACAGGAGGGCGCGATTCGGCAGTTTGGTCAAGTCATCGTAAAAGGCCTGGTACCGCACCTTCTTGCGGTATTGGTCAATTTCCGTGATGTCGCGTCCGACTGCCAGCACCTGAGTCACTTGGCCAGAATCATCGAACTCGGGACTCACGCGGATATGGGAGCAGAATTCGTGACCTTCCGCCTGCCAGTGCAGTTCGAAATCGCGCGGTTCACCCTGCTCGAAGACTTCGAGTGTCTTGTCCATGTACTCCTGCGCATGACTGCCGCCGGGAAACTCGACCGGCGTGGTGCCGAGGATCTGCGCCAAGTCCCCGCCCATGTCGGCTATCAACTTGCGGTTGGCATACCTCCTTCGGCAGTCCTTGTCGTAGCGGGAGATACTGTCGGGCGAGTTTTCCGCGAGGGTGCGAAACTCCCGCTCTCGGGTGTGCAGCAGTGCCTCCAGGCGCTTGCGTTCAGTGATGTCGCGGGTCATGGCCATGATGTAGCCTTGGCCGCCGGACTCAAAATAGTTGGCAACAACTTCAACCGGAAAAATACGGCCATCCTTCGTCCGGTGGCGGGTTTCAAACGTCAGCGAACCGTTGGCCTGGACGTTGCGCCAATGTGCCGGCCAGATCGCCTGTTGATAGTCGGGGTCAATATCCGGGATGCTTAAACCCAGCAACTCCTCCCGGCTGTAGCCCAAGCCTTGGCACATGTGCGGATTGACATACGAGATTCTCGCCTCTTCGTCTATCAGATAAACCGCTTCTTCGACATGATCGATGGCATAGTTCAACAAGCCCAGCTCTTCTTCGCGCTGCTTGCGTTCCGTAATGTCACGACCGATGCCGAGGATGCCGGCGATACTGCCATCGGCGCCATACACCGACACCTTTCGGGTTTCCAACAATATTCGCCGCCCATCCTCGGCAAGCGTCACCCACTCCTCATTGATACGGATGCTGCCGGCATCCATGGCCTCCCTATCCTTCTGGCGGAAGAAATCAGCTAATTCGGCATCAACGAAATCGTAATCGGTCTTGCCGACTATGTCGGCTTCCAGTGCCCCGAAGAAACGTTCGAATGCTGGATTGCAGGTCAAGTAAACACCCTCGGCATTTTTCAACCAGACGTAATCCGGGAGCGTCGTTATGACGCTGGACAAACGGCTTCTGACTTCATCGAGCGAGTGTTCGCTCTGCTTGCGCTCGGTGACGTCAAACATGAAGCCGTGCCAGACAATGGCGCCGTCGTCTTCGGGCTGTGGCGTGGAACGCGCCTCGATCCAGCGCTCCGGCAGCCCCGGTCGGCAGACGCGGAACACGAGCGTCAACGTCGAGAGCGTTACTGCCGCTTCGGCCAGACCTGCCGCAATCCTGGGCCGGTCGTCGGGATGCACAAGCGCACGCAGGGACGCCATGTCGCCTTGCACGTCTTCAGGTTGCAGGCCGTACATGTCGACAATGCCGTGACTGGCGAAGGGAAGACTGCAATGCCCTTCTGAGGAGCGGCGCAATGTATAGACGAAGCCCGGCACGTTGGCGATAAAACCCGCCATACATCTTTCGGCATCGCTGGTGGCCGTGAGGTTGCTGGGTTGACCGCCCGTAAGGAAGGCTTTCCGTGCCCTGTACGGAAACGTCGGAGGGATCGGTTCTTTCATGGTCGCGCGAGGATCTGCCTTTTTCCAACATGTGAGAGGTCAGGCCCGGCCTACATGAATCTCGGCGGCGGGTCGATTGTTACGCTCCATGTGGATTCTTCATCCGGTGGCGAACCTGCTGACAGATGTCGACACCAGTAGCCTGGCGTCGAAAAAACTGACAGCAAAATGCCATGGCCTAGGATGCAGGCCATGCGCTGATATCGGCCATCGGGTGATGCCGATTTATTTGTAGGTATATCGGCAATTCATGTAGGCATTACCCTGGTGTTCTGTAACGCAATTGGCCCGACTTGCCGATCACGAAAGCACTACTGCTCGCTATCCAGGATTGAGAAGAACAGCGACAGGCTTGACCATCGGCGAGTGAATAGTCTTTGCTTGAGGGCTTGGTATGGCGACGGCGTATCGGGGAGTGGCTGGCTGATGCCCCATTGCCTGGAGCAACGAGAAACCTCTTGTGAAGAGGCGCACCAACAAACGATCCGGCATTCGCGACGTACTGTTTAACGTACTGGAAAATGCTTGGCTGCTGGTGGATTGCGATGGAACGCGATAAACGAAAAAAGCGGCCATAGGCCGCTTTTCCGTAGCTTCCAGGCGTTCAGTGGGCCTTGGGAAAGCAAATATGGCGCAGCGGACGGGACTCGAACCCGCGACCCCCGGCGTGACAGGCCGGTATTCTAACCGACTGAACTACCGCTGCGCGTAACATTGAAAGCTTGGTGGGTGATGACGGGATCGAACCGCCGACATTCTGCTTGTAAGGCAGACGCTCTCCCGGCTGAGCTAATCACCCTGCACTTTCGATGCGGGGCGCATTCTCTCACAGTTTTTCGTAATGTGCTGATTTAATTAACAAAATCAGAAAAAAGTGATCGATGCGCACCGCAGGAATCGCAAGCAGCAAAAAGCCCGCATCAGCGGGCTTTTCGGTGGTCATCTGGCGTTCAGTGTTCCAGATAACCGAATATGGCGCAGCGGACGGGACTCGAACCCGCGACCCCCGGCGTGACAGGCCGGTATTCTAACCGACTGAACTACCGCTGCGCGTAACACTTGGAACGAATGGTGGGTGATGACGGGATCGAACCGCCGACATTCTGCTTGTAAGGCAGACGCTCTCCCGGCTGAGCTAATCACCCTTCGCTTTCGGTGTGGCGCGCATTCTACGGAGCGTCCTCCACGCTGGCAAGCACTTTTTAAATTAATTTCCTCAGGTCTTCCAAAGGCTTAGCGAAGGGTTGGCCTATGGCGCCGCGAAGAGAATAATGCGCTCCTTTGTATAAAGGAGAGACTCACCCCATGTGGTTCAAAAACCTGCTTATCTATCGCCTGACCCAAGATCTGCCTTTTGATGCCGAGGCGTTGGAAACTGCACTGGCCAGCAAACTGGCGCGTCCATGTGCAAGCCAGGAGTTGACCACTTACGGTTTCGTCGCACCGTTCGGCAAAGGCGAAGATGCTCCCCTGGTGCACGTCAGCCAGGACTTCCTGTTGATCGCCGCGCGCAAGGAAGAACGCATCCTGCCTGGCAGCGTCGTGCGCGATGCCCTGAAGGAAAAGGTCGAAGAGATCGAAGCCGAGCAGATGCGCAAGGTCTATAAAAAGGAACGGGACCAGATCAAGGATGAAATCATCCAGGCGTTCCTGCCGCGTGCATTCATTCGTCGCTCGTCCACTTTCGCCGCCATCGCGCCGAAACAGGGACTGATCCTGGTCAACTCCGCCAGCCCGAAACGCGCCGAAGACCTGCTTTCCACCCTGCGCGAAGTCATCGGCTCGCTGCCGGTGCGTCCACTGACGGTCAAGACCGCCCCGACCGCCATCATGACCGACTGGGTCAAGACCCAGAAAGCCGCAGACGACTTCTTCGTGCTGGACGAATGCGAACTGCGCGACACCCATGAAGACGGTGGCATCGTGCGCTGCAAGCGCCAGGACCTGACCAGCGACGAAATCCAGCTACACCTCAATACCGGCAAGGTGGTGACGCAACTGTCGCTGGCCTGGCAGGACAAGCTGTCTTTTGTCCTCGACGACAAGATGGTAGTCAAGCGCCTGAAGTTTGAAGACTTGCTGCAGGACCAGGCGGAGCAGGACGGTGGCGACGAAGCCCTCGGCCAACTGGACGCCAGCTTCACGCTGATGATGTTGACCTTCGGCGAGTTCCTGCCCGCGCTGGTTGAAGCGTTGGGTGGGGAAGAGATTCCGCAGGGGATCTGACGGCATAGCATTACCCCTGTGGGAGCGAGCCTGCTCGCGAAAGCGTCGGATCAGTCAACATTGATGTTTGCTGATACACCGCTTTCGCGAGCAGGCTCGCTCCCACATTGGTTTTGTGTGGTTTCAATTATTGATAACAAGGATCTGTCATGCGCGCATTGGCTGCACTGAGCCGCTTCGTCGGCAATACCTTCGCTTACTGGGTACTGATTTTCGCCATCGTGGCGTTCGTGCAGCCAACCTGGTTCATCGGTCTGAAAAGCGCCATCGTGCCACTGCTGGGGCTGGTGATGTTCGGCATGGGCCTGACCCTCAAGCTCGAGGACTTCGCCGAAGTCGCTCGCCATCCGTGGCGTGTGGCACTGGGCGTGGTCGCGCATTTCGTGATCATGCCCGGTGTGGCGTGGCTGCTTTGCCAGGCCTTTCACCTGCCGCCGGAAATTGCCGTCGGCGTGATCCTGGTGGGCTGCTGCCCGAGCGGCACCGCGTCGAACGTGATGACCTGGCTGGCTCGCGGCGACTTGGCGCTGTCGGTGGCAATCGCCGCCGTCACCACCCTCCTCGCGCCGCTGCTGACCCCCGCGCTGATCTGGCTACTGGCCTCGGCCTGGTTGCCGGTGTCGTTCATGGAGCTGTTCTGGTCGATCCTGCAAGTGGTGCTGCTGCCTATCGTGCTCGGCGTGGTAGCGCAACGGTTGCTGGGTAACAAGGTTCGTCACGCGGTAGAAGTGTTGCCGCTGGTGTCAGTGGTGAGCATCGTCATCATCGTCGCTGCCGTCGTTGCCGCCAGCCAGGCGAAAATTGCCGAATCGGGCCTGTTGATCATGGCCGTGGTGATGCTGCACAACAGCTTTGGTTTTTTGCTGGGTTACTTCACCGGACATTTGTTCAAGCTGCCCCTGGCCCAGCGCAAATCCCTCGCACT is from Pseudomonas sp. B21-056 and encodes:
- the rdgC gene encoding recombination-associated protein RdgC → MWFKNLLIYRLTQDLPFDAEALETALASKLARPCASQELTTYGFVAPFGKGEDAPLVHVSQDFLLIAARKEERILPGSVVRDALKEKVEEIEAEQMRKVYKKERDQIKDEIIQAFLPRAFIRRSSTFAAIAPKQGLILVNSASPKRAEDLLSTLREVIGSLPVRPLTVKTAPTAIMTDWVKTQKAADDFFVLDECELRDTHEDGGIVRCKRQDLTSDEIQLHLNTGKVVTQLSLAWQDKLSFVLDDKMVVKRLKFEDLLQDQAEQDGGDEALGQLDASFTLMMLTFGEFLPALVEALGGEEIPQGI
- a CDS encoding bile acid:sodium symporter family protein, translating into MRALAALSRFVGNTFAYWVLIFAIVAFVQPTWFIGLKSAIVPLLGLVMFGMGLTLKLEDFAEVARHPWRVALGVVAHFVIMPGVAWLLCQAFHLPPEIAVGVILVGCCPSGTASNVMTWLARGDLALSVAIAAVTTLLAPLLTPALIWLLASAWLPVSFMELFWSILQVVLLPIVLGVVAQRLLGNKVRHAVEVLPLVSVVSIVIIVAAVVAASQAKIAESGLLIMAVVMLHNSFGFLLGYFTGHLFKLPLAQRKSLALEVGMQNSGLGAALASAHFSPLAAVPSALFSVWHNISGALLSTYFRRMSEKQDRKTLASQQATD
- a CDS encoding EAL domain-containing protein produces the protein MKEPIPPTFPYRARKAFLTGGQPSNLTATSDAERCMAGFIANVPGFVYTLRRSSEGHCSLPFASHGIVDMYGLQPEDVQGDMASLRALVHPDDRPRIAAGLAEAAVTLSTLTLVFRVCRPGLPERWIEARSTPQPEDDGAIVWHGFMFDVTERKQSEHSLDEVRSRLSSVITTLPDYVWLKNAEGVYLTCNPAFERFFGALEADIVGKTDYDFVDAELADFFRQKDREAMDAGSIRINEEWVTLAEDGRRILLETRKVSVYGADGSIAGILGIGRDITERKQREEELGLLNYAIDHVEEAVYLIDEEARISYVNPHMCQGLGYSREELLGLSIPDIDPDYQQAIWPAHWRNVQANGSLTFETRHRTKDGRIFPVEVVANYFESGGQGYIMAMTRDITERKRLEALLHTREREFRTLAENSPDSISRYDKDCRRRYANRKLIADMGGDLAQILGTTPVEFPGGSHAQEYMDKTLEVFEQGEPRDFELHWQAEGHEFCSHIRVSPEFDDSGQVTQVLAVGRDITEIDQYRKKVRYQAFYDDLTKLPNRALLFDRIQQEIACAKRHGNWFGLMLLDLDRFKEVNDTLGHEAGDRMLCEVANRLKIAVRTSDTVARLGGDEFGILLTAVRDKSDLNTIAGKILQALAAPFMIDGGELFVSSSIGISLYPDDSVEMDALLRYSDMAMYHAKKEGRNNFQFYHGKLSAQSSERMELESALRKACGKGELALHFQPQIDLPSGRVVGAEALLRWNRPGYGMVPPDRFIPIAEESGLIVDIGEWVLANACAAVAAWNLEREATLTVPLKMAVNVSTRQFLRNDLVGSVRRILADSGCRAEWLELEITESLLLEDSLEVAQMLAELDQMGVSISIDDFGTGYSALSYLHRFPVAQIKIDRSFVQDVPHVRRQCELVKAMLSISAALQLDVVAEGVETQEQADYLMTHSCRRVQGYLFGKPMPRAAFEVLLTATAIT